The Vibrio sp. STUT-A11 region TCTACTTCGAAAGTCACTTTTTGACCTTCAGCTAGAGTTTTGAAACCGTCAGAAACGATTGCACGGAAGTGAACGAATACGTCTGCGCCGCCGTTGTCTTGAGTTAGGAAACCAAAACCTTTAGTTTCGTTGAACCATTTTACAGAACCAGTTGTTTTATTAGACATGATATGTCCCTTATATAAATTGAAAAAATTAATTATTTGAATGCGCTAGTAGCTTGAATTATTTAATGTATCTTTGAAGCTAAGGGAAACACTGAGGATAACAACTTGGTTTTCTAAGGGTTTTACTTTTACTACGTGATGTCTCATTTAATAACTCTGAACAACAGAGCGGCGCCATTATTGTCTTTTAGTTGCTACATGTAAAGGATTATTTTTGTTTATTTTTTTGAGGGGGCGTCTTTAAACTGTCAGGGCTGTTCGCTGACACGTTCTACAATTTGAGCCATATAAGTGATGTCACGTCGCCGTCTCGAAGCAATCATTGTAACTTGAGCAGGCTTCACAGCTTGGGGAACGACACACATAATCGCCACCGTTTTCACATAGCTGACGGTATAAAAACCGTTTCCAGCGCATATTGCTAACATTTTTTGTAGATAAGGTGGGGAAGTAGTCAGAAAATAACTGTGTAAGTACAGCTCTTTCAGGTAGCCCTAAGTCATGCCAGAGGTGTTGGCTTCCCATACAGCCACTGGATATAACGATGGCCATTTCCTCTGCAAACGGACGTGAGTTAGCCAAGTTCTGAGATAACAATTGACGTAGCTGATCGTATTCTTCGGTTCGTAATGCCATTAACTCGCTACGTAATGCGGCTTGTTTGGTTTCTAGGTTGATTGAATTACCTCCAAGATCGAAGGACTCAATCACGTGAATAAAGCGATTTTTATCCAGTCCGAGGTAAAGTGGTAGTGCAGACCGCCCACTCAAATATGAGTGGACGATTGGTTGCCAGTACTGTTTGCATTTTCCAGCGTTCACTATACCGAGCTCCCTTGCTGCTGCGGGCTCAAGCTGCCTAAAGGATTTAGGGGTCGATTGGCGTGATCAACAATCGCCTCCTCGATAGGGCAAATACTGGCGCATTGTGGCTCGTGCCAGAAAGAAGCACACTCATTACACCGCTTAGTA contains the following coding sequences:
- a CDS encoding cold-shock protein: MSNKTTGSVKWFNETKGFGFLTQDNGGADVFVHFRAIVSDGFKTLAEGQKVTFEVEQGQKGLQAANVEVA
- a CDS encoding nitrogen fixation protein NifQ, producing MNAGKCKQYWQPIVHSYLSGRSALPLYLGLDKNRFIHVIESFDLGGNSINLETKQAALRSELMALRTEEYDQLRQLLSQNLANSRPFAEEMAIVISSGCMGSQHLWHDLGLPERAVLTQLFSDYFPTLSTKNVSNMRWKRFLYRQLCENGGDYVCRSPSCEACSSYNDCFETAT